In Lates calcarifer isolate ASB-BC8 linkage group LG4, TLL_Latcal_v3, whole genome shotgun sequence, a genomic segment contains:
- the dad1 gene encoding dolichyl-diphosphooligosaccharide--protein glycosyltransferase subunit DAD1, whose protein sequence is MSNSVISVISRFLEEYTSTTPNKLKVVDAYLLYILLTGALQFLYCLLVGTFPFNSFLSGFISCVGSFILAVCLRIQINPQNKGDFLSISPERAFADFLFAHTVLHLVVMNFIG, encoded by the exons CATATCGGTGATCTCCCGGTTTCTAGAGGAGTACACCTCCACGACGCCCAACAAGCTGAAAGTGGTGGATGCATATTTGCTGTACATCTTGTTGACAGGAGCGCTGCAGTTCCTTTACTGTCTGCTCGTCGGCACCTTCCCCTTCAATAGCTTTTTGTCGGGCTTCATCTCATGTGTGGGCTCTTTCATCCTCGCGG tgtgtcttCGTATCCAGATCAACCCACAGAACAAGGGAGACTTCCTGTCTATCTCTCCAGAGAGAGCCTTcgctgacttcctgtttgctcACACTGTCCTCCATCTGGTTGTGATGAACTTCATTGGTTGA